In the Mesorhizobium sp. WSM2240 genome, CTCGCTCATGCGGAACTCGGCCTTCAGCACCGTCACGACGAATTCGCGCGGCGTGAAATCGTCGTTGAGCAGGATGACTTTATGCAGCTTCGGCCGCTCGGTCTTCAGCCGGGTGCTGGTGCGGGGGACGGTTACGGTGGCGGGCATGGACATTCAGGCGCTGACGGCACTTTGCCCGAAGTTTTGCACAACTGATCGGCGAGGTCCAATTCGACGCATGGGGCTGCGATGGATTCGAAGTCAGCCTCGCACCCCAGAAGCCGTCTTCTTTCACTCCGATCTATGTCAGCTGAATTGCAGTCGTCTCTTTCGCAGTCCGGATTACAAACGACGTATAGTACCGGGCGACATTGGCTTGATCCCGGAAGAGCCGCTCGCAAAGCGCATCAAACTCCGCCATGTCCGATAGACGCAACATCAAAATCGCATCCGTTTGCCCACTTACGCTGTAGGCTTGAATCACCGCGGGTTCGGCGCTGGCCAGGTCAAGAAAGCGGCGTGTCTGCTGCTCGCCGTGGCGCTCCAGTTCAACGGTCACGATCGCCTTCAATCCGTGGCCGACTTTGGACGGGTTGAGAATTGCGACAACCCGATCGACGACGCCCGCCATCTTGAGCCTCGCAATGCGCCGCAAGCAGGTCGACGCCGAAAGTCCCACTTCTTCGGCGAGGCTGGCATTCGTGCGCGAGGCGTCGATCTGCAACAGATTGAGCAGTCTCTTGTCGAGTCGATCCATCACATCCGCTCCGTCCGCACCCCAGTTTGCAATATTATTGCATCTACCCGCAATTTT is a window encoding:
- a CDS encoding Lrp/AsnC family transcriptional regulator — translated: MDRLDKRLLNLLQIDASRTNASLAEEVGLSASTCLRRIARLKMAGVVDRVVAILNPSKVGHGLKAIVTVELERHGEQQTRRFLDLASAEPAVIQAYSVSGQTDAILMLRLSDMAEFDALCERLFRDQANVARYYTSFVIRTAKETTAIQLT